TGGCTCTGGGCATCGACTACGCGCTGTTCCTCGTGGTGCGCTTCCGTGACGCGCTGCGCAAGAACGCCAACTCGCGGCTGGCGGTCGCCGAGACGATGGACACCGCCGGCAAGGCCGTGCTGCTGTCCGGCCTGACGGTGCTCGTGAGCCTGTCGGCGGTGCTGCTGGTGCCCGCCCCCGCCGTGCGCACCATGGCCGTCGGCATCATGCTCGCGGTCGTGTTCGTGCTGGCCGCGACCCTGACGCTGCTGCCCGCGGTCCTGGGCAAGCTCGGCCGCAAGGTCAACGCCGGTTCGCTGCCCTACGCCAAGAAGCAGCAGAACGAGACCGACGGCTCGCCGCTGTTCCGCAAGTGGGGTCAGCTGCTCGACCAGCACCCGTGGCCGTTCGCGGTCGCGGCGGTCGCCATCCTGATCGGTATCGCCATCCCGATTGGCGGCCTCAAGGTTGCGATGCCGTCGATCCAGGTCGTCCCCGAGGACGCGGCCGTGCGTCAGGGCTACGAACTGGTCCAGGAGCAGATGGGTGTCGGCGCGCCGGGTGCGCTGCAGATCGTGGTGCCCGCGTCCGATGCGCAGGCCGCCGCCGAGACCGCGTCGTCCGTCGACGGCGTGGCCGCGGTGACGCCCGCGATGCCGGCGATGGACGGCTCGGACCTGGTGATGATGCAGGCCCTGCCGACCGTCGATCCGTCGGACCCGGCGCTCGGCGGCACGCTCGACACGCTGCGCGCGGAGTTGCCCGACAGTGCCCTCGTCGGCGGTGCGCCGGCGGAGAACCTGGACCTGCAGCAGGCGCTGAACGACTACCTGCCGATCGTGATCGGCGTGATCCTGGTGCTGGGCTTCCTGCTGCTGCTCGTGGCGCTGCAGGCCCCGCTGGTCTCGCTGATCGGCACCGTGGTGAGCCTGCTCTCGACCGGTGCGGCGTTCGGTGCGTCGAAGCTGATCTTCCAGGACGGGCACCTGTCCGACCTGCTCGGCTTCACCCCGCAGGGCTTCCTCGACGGCTGGGGTCCGGTGTTCTTCTTCGCGATGATCTTCGCGATCGCGATGGACTACACGGTGTTCCTGCTGTCGACCGTCAAGGAGCAGTACGAGACGACCGGCGACGCGCGCGGTGCCCAGATCTCCGGCATGGCGCACTCGGGACGGGTCATCTTCGCGGCCGCGGCCGTCATGGTGGGCGTGTTCTTCAGCTTCGCGCTGGCCGAACCGCTGCCGCCGAAGGAGATGGGCATCCTGCTCGGCATCGCGGTCCTGCTCGACGCCGTCCTGATCCGCCTGGTGCTGCTGCCGGTGCTGCTGCGGCTGACCGGTAACGCGGCCTGGTGGTCGCCGAACTGGCTGCGCAAGGCCTTGCCGAACATCAAGTTCTCGCACAGCTGACCTCGAGTGGGCTGTGACCGATAGACCTCGGTCACAGCCCACCGGGGATGGATACCCCTGTGGGTAATCTGGAAGGGAAACGAGGAGGTCTCATGACCGGAGACGAAGAGAGCATCGCCCAGGTGCTCAACCGCCTGCGCCGCGCGCAGGGACAGCTGGCCGGAGTCATTTCGATGATCGAGAACGGCCGCGAGTGCAAGGACGTCGTCACGCAGTTGGCGGCGGTGTCGCGCGCGCTTGACAGGGCCGGATTCAAGATCGTCGCGACGGGGCTGCGCGAATGCCTGGCCGGCGACGGCAAGGCGTCCGAGCCGCTCACCGAGGCCGAGCTCGAGAAGCTGTTCCTGGCACTGGCGTGATCCCGGCCCGACCACCGGGGAACCGAAACCGACAACCGTGAGGAGTCAGTGATGGATCTGGGAATCTCGACCCGCTTGAACACCGAGTTCGACGACGCGATCGCCAAGACGCGGGCGGCGTTGCAGGAACAGGGTTTCGGTGTCCTCACCGAGATCGACATGCAGGCGACGCTGAAGGCGAAGATCGGCGTCGAGATGGAGCGCTACGTCATTCTCGGCGCCTGCAACCCGCAGCTCGCGCACCGCGCGGTCGGCGTCGACCGTCAGATCGGCTTGCTGCTGCCGTGCAACGTCGTCGTCCGCGCCGACGGTGAGGACGTGATCGTCGAGGCCATGAACCCGGCGCTCATGGTCGAGGTGACCGGGGAGCCCGAGCTCGAATCCGTGGCCGCCGAGGCGACGACCCGGCTGCAGGCCGCGATCGACGCCCTGGTCTGACCCCTGGCGGTCCGGCTCAGGCCGGCGCCGGCAGCGCCCTGGTCCGAACCCGGTGTGCGGTGTGCACTGCCACCACACACCAGGCGACGACCAGGGCGCCCAGCAGCACCACCGACAGCAGTCGCGGAATGTCGAAGTCGCCCGCGACACCGAACGCCCCCATTCCGACGGCGCACGCGCCGACTGGGAAGATGAAGCTCCACCAGCTCATGGTGAACGTTAGGCCCTGGCGGAAGGCGCGCACCGTCACGACGCCGACCGCGGCGATGGCGACGATCATGACCGTCCCCATGAACAGCCCGTAGCCCAGCCCGAACAGGTGCAGTGCGTTCGCGGCGTCGGGACCCACGGCGTGCTCGGCCGCGGTGCCCAGATTGTTGGCGGCCGCGATCGACTGTCCGACGATGCCGAGCGGAATCCACATGGTCGGCAGCGCCTGCAGCGGCGGCAGCCCACCCTCGCGGAGCTCGCGCCCGATCATCGTGACGATGAACAGGGCGAAGATCAGGGCCAGCGTGAACAGCGCGTAGCAGCCCACCAACATCGCGCCCCGGGGCCGGCCCTCGGGCAGGTGATTCACCAGCGCCGCACCCGTCGCCGCAGACACCATCGGCGGGACCACGGGCATCAGCCAGGCCGGGACCGGGGTGCCGCGATCGGCGACCGCCCGCAGCCGCATCGCCATCACCGCGCTCGTCGCGAGTCCGCCGATCGTGCCGATCGCCCACAACGTGCCCGCGATGGCGAACGCGAGACCGGCCGGGAGCACCGTCGATCCGACCGCCGCGGTGCCGGCGCCGACGGTGAGCACGGCCATCGGTAGGGCGCCGTAGAACGGGAACATCGTGGCGCTGCGGGCGTAACCGCGGGCGTGCTCGGTGTGCCGGACCCAGTGGAGGACGAACGCTGTCACCAGCACCGCCAGCAGGACCGTCGCCAGCAGCCAGAACGTGAGCGCGATGCCGCGTCGTCCGGGGAGGTTCACCGGAAGGGACGACGTGGCGACGGCGATGATTCCCGTGCCCATCACCATGGCGAACCAATTGGGGGTCAGGTGTGCCAGACGCGGAGCAGTAAGCATGAAACCAACTGTGGCGTTTCGGTGTTGTTCCCGGTAGAAGCCTCGGGGTGGACGGGGTACAAACCTCGTTTGTGGGTCTAGCCTTGGAGGTATGCCGCTTTCGAACCGTGTTCCCGAACTCGCCGCACTGGACGTGCTGGTCGCAGTGGGTCGGCTCGGGAGCATGGGCGCTGCCGGACGCGAGCACGGCCTCAGCCAGCAGGCCGTGAGCGCGCGCGTGCGCTCGGCGGAGCGTCAGCTGGGGCTGCGGGTGTTCGATCGCGGAGCGGGCGGCGTCCAGCCCACCGCCGAGGGTGCGCTCGTCCTCGAATGGGCGTCCGCGATCCTCGACTCCGCCGAGGAACTGGCGTCCGGCGTCGCGGCCCTGCGCGGCGTGCGGGACGCCAACCTGACCGTCGCCGCGAGCATGACCATCGCCGAATACCTCGTCCCCGGATGGACCGTGGCGATGCGCCGCAAGTACCCGAACGTCGTGACGTCGGTGCGGCTGCTGAACTCCACCGAGGTCGCCGCCCAGGTGCGGGCGGGGGAGGCCGACCTCGGATTCGTCGAGGGACCCGTCGCCCCGGACGGGCTGCGCTCGGTCGAGGTCGCCCGGGACGAACTCGTCGTCATCGTCCCGCCCGGACACAAATGGATCCGGCGGGCACCGATCGCCACGAACGAGCTCGCGTCGACGCCTCTCATCCAACGCGAATCCGGGTCCGGCACCCGCACGACGCTCGAGCACGCGGTGCCCGGATGCGTCGAACCGCTCCTCGAACTGACGTCGTGCACCGCGGTGAAGGCGGCCGTCGTCGCCGGCAACGCGCCCGCGGTGGTGTCGTCGCTCGCGGTCGAGGCCGACCTGAACGACGGCCGGCTCGCGGCCGTCGAGGTCGAGGGGCTGCGTATGCCGCGCCGGCTGCTGGCGGTGTGGGACGAGACGCGCGGCCTGCGCGGCGCCGCCCGCGACTTCCTGGAAATCGCCCGCGCCGGAACCTAGGGCCGGTGACGTGTCCCCGTCATGATGGCGGGTTCCAGTTCTGAATTCTCTGCAGTTGCCTCCCGAGCGCGGCGCCGGGGGTCAGGCGGACGACAAGGTCGCGGACCGCCGTCACGCCGGGGCCGTAGCGGTGGGTCAGTGTGCCGATCGCGCGGGAGCGCTGCGCGATCTTCTGGGTGCGAGGTCGGCGAAGCCCGTCGTAGCGGGCCAGGGCCGTCTCCAGCTCGGCCGGGTCCGGGGTGGGCTGCGGCGCCAGGGTGCGGAGTAGTGCGGCCAGGGTCGCGGCATCCTCCATCGCCTGTCCGCCGCCCTGGCCGAGGTTCGGGGTCATGGCGTGAGCGGCGTCGCCCAGCAACACGACGCGGCCCTGCCGGAAGGAGGGGAGGCGTCCGGCGAGTTCGTTGATCGGGAGCCGGTGAACCGCGTCCGGCGCTGTGGCGTCGAGCAGCTGGGGGATCGGCGCGTGCCAGTCGCCGAAAAGCTGCTCGACCCTGGCGAACTCGTCTTCGACCTGCTCGTGCTCGGGCATGGTCGCAACAGCGAACCAGTAGACCCGCCCGTCGGCCAGGGGTGCGATGCCGAACCGGAGACCCGTCCCCCAGGTCTCGCCGGCTTCTCCGCCGAGGTCGGTGGGGGTGCTGGTGATCGCCCGCCAGGCCGAGTACCTGGCGTAGCGGACCCCGGGGTCGCTGCGCCAACCGGCGCGAATCGCACTGCGCAAACCGTCGGCGGCCACGACGAGGTCGAAGTGTTCGATACGGTTTCGCCCGCCTGCCTCCCTGATATGGAGGCCTCCGTCCGGTGTCGCGGCGGTGACCTGTGCGGCGAGATGCACGGTGCCGGGTTCGAGTGCCGACGACAACAGCCGATGGAGATCGGCGCGATCGGCGACGCGCAGTTCCGTCACCGCGTCGGACGGGATCGTCGCGAGCCACGTGCCGTCGGGTCGACGTTGCCCGCCCCGCAGCTCCCGAGTCTCGGCCGACGTCATCGACCGGAACGCGTCACCGATTCCGAGTGCGTCGAGCGCGCGCACTCCATTCGTGAACACCGACAGTCCCGATCCGCCCGGCCGCAGTTCGTCCGCCCGCTCGAACACCGTCACACTGGCGCCGGCGCGCTGGAGCCCGATTGCGGTGCACAGCCCGCCGATTCCCGCGCCGACGATTCCCACCCGCATGCTTGCCTCCCATTACACCTGTAGAGGTTTTCTCGGGTGCCAACGCTACACCTGTAGAGTCGGGCGAGTGACGGAACCCGACACCAGGCCGCCGCGGACCACGCTCATCGCGGATGCGGCAATCACCCTCATCGCCCAGCAGGGGCTGCGGGCTCTGACGCATCGGGCGGTCGACCGCGCAGCGGGCATCCCCGAGGGTTCGACGTCGTACTACGCCCCCACGCGGCAGGCACTGCTCGAACTCGCCGTCCGACGGCTCGCCGAACGCACCGCCTCCGACACCCGCCACGCCATCGCGCGGCTCGAAGCGATCACACCGAGGTCCTCGTCGTCCGAGCGCGCCGAACAACTCGCCGCCGTCGTCACGGCGCTGATCGACACGCTGGCCGCGCGAGCCGACGACATGCGCGCTCGCTATGCCCTCCTGGTCGACCTGAACAGCGGGGATTCCCTCCGCGGCGCGCTCTCCACGGACTCAAGCGTGCAGTCCGAATCGCTCGACGCCACCGAACGCCTACTCGAGAAGTTCGGCATCGACCACGCGCGCACCCGCGCCCGCCAGGTCATCCAACTCGCGGACAGCCTGACCTTCGCCCGCATCGCATCCGGCGACGCGGAGACAGCGGCCGACACCAGCGAGATCATGGCCGCGTACCTGCGCGGCATCGCCAACTGACCTGCCGCCGGGACTGCATCTGGACTCGCCTATTCGCCTCCGGCGCTGGCGTTGTCTATTGGCCTCCGGCGCTGGCGTTGTCTATTCGCCTCCGGCGCTGGAGTTGTCTATTCGCCTCCGGCGAAGCCGTGCTGGCGCCACGCCTCGTACGTGACGACGGCCGCGGCGTTCGACAAATTCAGCGACCGCCGGCCCGGGATCATCGGGATCCGCACCTGCGCGGTCACGTGCGGATCCTCGAGCACCTCCTGCGACAGCCCCGTCGGTTCGGGCCCGAACAGCAGGACGTCGCCGGGTTGGTAAGCGATGTCCGCGTACGACGTGGACGCGTGCGCCGTGAACGCGAACACCCGGTCCGGCTGCAGCGCGGCCCAGGCCGCGTCGAGGTTTTCGTGCACCGTCACCGACGCCAGGTCGTGGTAGTCGAGTCCCGCCCGGCGGAGCTTGGGTTCGGACAGGTCGAATCCGAGCGGTCCGACGAGGTGCAGCTCACACCCGGTGCCGGCGACCATGCGGATCGCGTTGCCGGTGTTGGGTGGGATGCGGGGCTCGTGGAACATCACTCGGAACACGGCGTTCAGCTTGCCAGGCGCCGGTGGGACCACGCCGCGCGGATCGCGGGCGGTCGTAATTGTCGGTGTTCGGGGGCAGCATGGGTCACATGGCCGAACTCGTGGAGATCGTCGGGGAGGACTTCTCCGACGCGCGACTGCCGCAGCAGACCTGGAGCCGGCAGCGCTACACGCGGTGCTCGTTCCGGGATGCCGATCTGAGCGAGCTCCGCACCGAGTTCTCCGTGTTCACCGACTGCGATTTCACGGGCGCCGATCTCACCGACTCGCACCACTTCGCGAGTGCGTTCCGGTCCTGCACGTTCACGCGGACCACCCTGTGGCACAGCAGTTTCCGGGGGTCGAGCCTGCTCGGGTCGGTGTTCGTGGACTGTCAGCTGCGGCCGCTGCTGATCGACGAGGTGGACTTCACCTTGGTGTCCATGGGCGGCGCCGACCTGCGCGGCATCGACTTCACCGACTCCGGGTTCCGGGAGGCCAACCTCGTGCAGGCCGACATGCGCGGCGCGATCCTGCGATCGGTCGACCTGCTCGGCGCCCGGGTGGAGGGGCTCCGGCTGGAGGGGGCCGACCTGCGCGGAGCCCACCTCGATCCCGGCCTGTGGACCGCCGCAAAACTCGGTGGCACCCAGGTGGAACTCACCCAGGCGGTGGCGTACGCGACCGCGATGGGGCTCGTCGTCGAACCGTGGTGACCCACCAAGATCCGGAGCCGGTGTCACGCAGCGACCCCAGCCTGGAACAATGGTCGCCGTGACTGCAACGATCCTGGATGGCAAAGCAACCCGCGACGAGATTTTCACTGACCTCGAGGCCAGGGTGGCAGCCCTGAAGGAGAAGGGCATCACGCCCGGTCTGGGCACGATCCTCGTCGGCGACGACCCCGGTTCGGCGGCGTACGTGCGCGGCAAGCACAACGACTGCGCCAGGGTCGGGATCACGTCGATCCGCCGGGACCTGCCCGCCGACATCACGCAGGCCGAGCTCGAGGCCACGATCGACGAGCTCAACGCCAACCCCGAGTGCACCGGTTACATCGTGCAGCTCCCGCTGCCCAAGCATCTCGACGAGAACGCCGCGCTCGAGCGCATCGACCCCGACAAGGACGCCGACGGCCTGCACCCGGTGAACCTGGGCCGCCTCGTGCTCGGCAAGGAGGCCCCGCTGCCGTGCACCCCGCGCGGCATCGTCCACCTGCTGCGCCGCTACGAGGTTCCGATCGCGGGCGCGCACGTCGCCGTCGTCGGACGCGGTGTCACCGTCGGCCGCCCGATCGGCCTGCTGCTCACCCGCCGCACCGAGAACGCGACGGTCACGCTGTGCCACACCGGAACACGCGACCTCGCCGCGCAGGTGCGCCAGGCCGACATCGTGATCGCGGCCGCCGGCGTGCCGGGACTGATCACCGCCGACATGGTCAAGCCGGGCGCCGCCGTGCTCGACGTGGGTGTCAGCCGCACCGAGGACGGGCTCAAGGGCGACGTCGCCGACGACGTCCGCGAGGTCGCCGGATTCATCTCGCCGAACCCGGGTGGCGTCGGACCGCTCACCCGTGCCTTCCTGCTCACCAACGTGGTCGAGCGGGCCGAGCAGCTCGCCGGTCTGCGTGGCTAGACTGCGCCCGTGACGCAGTTCGTACGCCGAAACCTGCCGATGCTGGCCGTCCTCCTCGTGGTGGCGGCCGCATTCGTGCTGGTGCTGGCCGACCGCTGGCGGCGTGGTGCCCTCGTACTCGGGGGCGCCATGCTGCTCGCGGCGGTGCTGCGGGCCGTTGTGTCACCGGACCGGGTGGGACTGCTCGCCGTGCGCGGCAAGGGATTCGACGTCGGCGCCATGACCGTCGTCGGCGTCGCGATCATCGCGCTGGCGGCATCGATCGATCCGCTCGGCACCGACTGAGCCGCGTCGCGCGCGGCACGGGGACAATTAGTTGCGGCGCGCGGCGCGCGACAGCTCCATCGTCTCTTTCAGCATCTCGGCCACAGCGTCGGCCTCGGTGAGGAAGCCGTCGTGGCCGTCCTTCGACTCGAGTACGCGCAACCGGTCGCAGCCGGGCAGGCCGTCCGCGAGTTCCTGCTGCAGCCGCAGCGGATACAGGCGATCCGAGTCGACGCCGCCGACGATCACCGGCACGTTCGTCGATGCCAGCGCCGCCTCGACTCCGCCGCGTCCGCGGCCAACGTCGTGCCGGTTCATGGCCTCGGTCATGAGCACGTAGGTGCTCGGGTCGAACCGGGCAACCAGCTTCTCGGCCTGATGATCGAGGTAGCTCTGGACCGCGTAACGCCCACCGGCCCAAGGGTTCTCGCCGGACTGACTGTCGTTCGCGAAGCGTGAGTCCAGTTCGTTCTCGGTGCGGTACGTCAGGTGCGCGATCCGACGGGCGAGGCCCAGCCCGTTCCGCGGGACCCGTCCCGTGCCGTGGTAGTCGCCACCCAGCCAGTCGGGGTCGCTCTTGACGATCTGGATCTGCGTGGTCTGGGTGCCGATCTGGTCGGCGGTGGCCCGCGCACCGACCGCGAGGATCAGCGCAGCATCGACCCGGTCGGGATGACCGACGATCCACTCGAGCGTCCGCATCCCGCCCATCGACCCTCCGACGACGGCCGAGAAGCGTTCGATGCCCAGCACGTCCGCGAGCGCGACCTCGGCGGTCACCTGGTCGCGGATCGAGATCTCGGGGAACCGCGATCCCCACGGCGCGCCGTCGGCCGCGAGTGAGCCCGGCCCCGTCGTGCCGCGGCAGCCGCCGAGCACGTTCGCCGCCAGCACGCACCACTCGTCGGTGTCGATCGGTGCGCCGGGGCCGACCATGCCGTCCCACCATCCGGGGGAGGGATGCTCGTCGTCGGCCGGGCCGGTCACGTGCGAGTCGCCGGTGAGGGCGTGCTCGACGAGGACCACGTTGTCCTTGTTGGGGGAGAGCTCACCCCAGCGCTGGATCGCAAGGGTGACATCGGGCAGCACCACACCCGTCTCGAGTTCGATCGAGCCGATGTGCACAAAGCCCAACTGCCCGTCCGGCGGGGGGAATCCCGCCGGACGGGCGTTGCGAACCGAGCTGACGGTCAAGACGCCGCCGCCGCAAACCCGGCTTCGAGGTCGGCGATGATGTCGTCGATGCCCTCGATGCCGACGGCGAGGCGTACCAGACCGGGCGTGACACCCGACGCGAGCTGCTCCTCGGGGGTCAGCTGCGAGTGCGTGGTCGAGGCCGGGTGGATCACCAGCGAGCGCACGTCACCGATGTTGGCGACGTGGCTGTGCAGCGTGAGCGCGTTGACGAACTTCTTGCCCGCGTCGACGCCGCCGGCCAGCTCGAACGCGACGATCGCGCCGGTGCCGCGCGGCGCCAGCGTCTTGCCGCGCTCGTGCCACGGCGAGGACTCCAGGCCCGCGTACGACACGGACTTCACGTCGGGGCGCGCCTCCAGGTACTCGGCGACGGCCTTCGCGTTCGCGACGTGGCGCTCCATGCGCAGGCTCAGCGTCTCGATGCCCTGCGAGATGAGGAACGCGTTGAACGGCGAGATTGCGGCGCCGAGATCGCGCAGCAGCTGCACGCGGGCCTTCAGCGCGAACGCCGGGGCGCCGAGGTCGGCGTACACGACACCGTGGTAGCTCGGATCGGCCGTCGTGAAGTTGGTGTGGCGGCCCTGCGTCCAGTCGAACTTGCCGCCGTCGACGATCACGCCGGCGACCGCGGTGCCGTGGCCGCCGAGGTACTTGGTGGCCGAGTGGACGACGATGTCGGCGCCGTGCTCGAGCGGGCGGATCAGGTACGGCGTCGCGACCGTGTTGTCGACGATCAGCGGGAGGCCGTTCTCGTGCGCGACCTTCGAGATGCCCGGGATGTCGAGCACGTCGTTGCGCGGGTTCGAGATCGACTCGCCGTAGAACGCCTTGGTGTTCGGGCGGACAGCGGCACGCCACTGCTCGATGTCGTCGGGATCCTCGACGAACGAGACCTCGATGCCCAGCTTGCGCAGCGAGTAGTGGAACAGGTTGTATGTGCCGCCGTACAGGCGCGGGCTCGACACGATGTGGTCGCCGGCCTCGGCGAGGTTGAGGATCGCGAACGTCTCGGCGGCCTGACCGGAAGCGAGCAGCAGCGCGGCGACGCCACCTTCGAGCGCGGCGATCCGCTGCTCGACGGCGTCCTGCGTCGGGTTCATGATCCGGGTGTAGATGTTGCCCGGCTCGGCCAGACCGAACAACGCGGCCGCGTGATCGGTGCTGTTGAACGTGTACGACGTGGTCTGGTAGATCGGCAGCGCACGTGCGTTGGTGGTGCCGTCGGGCAGCTGACCAGCGTGGATCTGCTTGGTCTCGAAGCTCCAAGTCGACGAGGGGTCCGTGATTTCGGTCATGAGTCGTTCTACTCCAGGTTCGGGAGGTGAAGTCTGCAGATGGGGTTGGCGCAGCAACGTCTGCGCGCCTGGGGACCGGCTACTCGTGACAACAACACATGATGAACCTCCGGTGGGGCATGGCCCGGTTAGTGGGTCCGTCCCAGCGGACCCGCGCTTGTTTGCCGACTTGCGTCGGAAAACCTGGTCATCACCCGGGGCACCCCACCGCGGTTGGAGGGTTGCCGGCCAGCGAGCCGGGGCTTGGCGCTGGCACTCATGACCTGCCGCCGATAGTAGCGGTATCGACCGCACGGTTGGAAGGAGGCCGGGCAAGTGGGTCGAAAACGAAAGTGACGAACCCCACTTGACTTACATGTCTATACAGGACTAGACATGTGCCGCAGGTTGTGACGCGGGGCACAAAACTCGAACAAAAGCCAGGGTTTTTCGATCCGTCGCCGCGCCAGCCGATAACGACACCGTCCAGGGAGTTCGATTGTGACAGACACCGCCGCGAAGCTGACCCGAGGCCTCACAGCGCGCCATATCCGCTTCATCGCCCTCGGTTCCGCCATTGGCACTGGCCTCTTCTACGGCTCTGCGGAGGCGATAACCCAGGCAGGGCCGTCCGTCCTGCTGGCCTACTTGATCGGCGGCGCGGTGATCTACATCGTGCTCCGTGCGCTCGGCGAGATGGCGGTGAGCAACCCGGTCTCGGGTTCGTTCGGCGAGTACGCGAGCAAGCATCTGGGCCCGCTCGCGGGCTTTGCGACCGGCTGGACCTACACGTTCGAGATGGTCGTGGTCTGCCTGGCCGACGTGACGGCCTTCGGCGTCTACATGGGCTTCTGGTTTCCGGATGTCCCACGGTGGATCTGGGTGCTGTCGGTCATCTTCTTCATCGGCGCGATCAACCTGCTCAGCGTCAAGGTCTTCGGTGAGGTGGAGTTCTGGTTCACGATCGTCAAGATCGTGGCGATCGTGGCGATGATCGCCGGCGGTATCGCCGTCCTGATCTTCGGGTTCGGTCTCCACGACACCAGCGAGGGCGTGTCGAACCTGTGGAACGAGGGCGGGTTCTTCGCCACCGGGATCGGCGGGTTCCTCGGCTGCTTCGCGATCGTGATGTTCGCGTTCGGTGGTACCGAGATCATCGGTATCACGGCGGGTGAGGCGGAGGATCCGGAGAAGACCATTCCGCGAGCGATCAACACCGTGCCCATCCGGATCATCGTCTTCTACGTGCTCACGCTGGCCGTGATCATGGCGATCACCCCGTGGCAGAACATCGGGTCCGAGGGCAGCCCCTTCGTCCAGATCTTCCAGGGACTCGGCATCGGTCCGGCCGCGACCGTGCTGAACGTCGTGGTGATCACCGCTGCGCTGTCCGCGATCAACAGTGACATCTTCGGCGCCGGCCGCATGATGTACGGAATGGCGCAGCGTGGGTACGCGCCGAAGTCGATGGGCCGAGTCTCCCGCAACGGGGTCCCGTGGATGACCGTGGTGATCATGGTCGCCGCGCTGTTGGTCGGCGTGGTGCTCAACTACGCGATGCCGGACCGGGTCTTCCTCGTCATCGCGTCGATCGCGACCTTCGCGACGATCTTCGTCTGGCTGATGATCCTGTTCGCCCAGTACCGCTCGCGGAAGAAGATGAGCGCGGACGAGGCCGCCGCCCTGAAGTTCCCGGTGCCGTTCTGGCCGTACGGACAGCTGATCGCGATCGGCTTCCTGGTCTTCGTGATCGCCATCCTGGCCTTCGACGCCGACTCCCGGGTGGCGCTCGTGGTCGGTGCGGTGTGGCTGGTGCTGCTCGCCCTGGCCTACCGCCGCTGGGTCAGCCCGAACGACCCGAAGCCCGCAATCGACGAAGAGACCGTCGTCGATCCCGTCTGACGCCGACGACAACTTCGATCACGACCTTCTACTTTCTACTTTCGAAACGGAGAACAAGTAATGAGCACGAACACCCTCCCGCGCACCGGCGACGAGGCAGCGAACGAGATCGCACCGGTCGTTGTCGGTGTCGGCGCGGTGACGCCCGAGGAAGTCGTGCGCGTCGCACGGTTCGGTGCGACGGTGCAGCTGTCCGACGATGCGCTGTCGGCGATCGGCGAGAGCCGCGCCCGCATCCGCGCGCTCGCCGAGGACCCGAAGCCGGTCTACGGCGTGTCCACCGGCTTCGGCGCCCTGGCGACCCGGCACATCCCGCTCGAGTTGCGGGCGCAGCTGCAGCGCAGCCTCATCCGCTCGCACGCCGCCGGGTCCGGTCCCGAGGTTGAGCGGGAAGTGGTCCGCGCGCTGATGCTGCTGCGCCTGTCGACGCTGGCGACCGGACGCACCGGCGTTCGCCCGGAGGTGGCGCAGGTCTACGCCTCGCTGCTGTCGTCCGGGATCACGCCGGTGGTCCACGAGTACGGCAGCCTCGGCTGCTCCGGCGACCTCGCGCCGCTGGCGCACGTCGCGCTCGTCGTCATCGGTGAAGGCACCGTGCGGGACGCGGCCGGGACGCTCATGCCCGCGGCCGAGGCGTTGGCCGCGGCCGGGATCGAGCCCGTCCAGCTCGAGGAGAAGGAGGGCCTCGCCCTCATCAACGGCACCGACGGCATGCTGGGCCAGCTGGTCCTCGCCTGCCACGATCTGCACAAGCTGCTCTCGCTCGCCGACATCACCGCGGCGATGAGCGTCGAGGGCCTGCTCGGAACGGACAAGGTCTTCGCCGCCGACCTCCAGGCGCTGCGCCCGCAGCCCGGGCAGGCCGTCGCGGCCGCGAACATGACCCGGCTCCTCGCCGGCTCGGAGATCGTCGCCAGCCACGCGAACCCGGACTGCACGGTC
This genomic stretch from Prescottella soli harbors:
- the hutH gene encoding histidine ammonia-lyase; amino-acid sequence: MSTNTLPRTGDEAANEIAPVVVGVGAVTPEEVVRVARFGATVQLSDDALSAIGESRARIRALAEDPKPVYGVSTGFGALATRHIPLELRAQLQRSLIRSHAAGSGPEVEREVVRALMLLRLSTLATGRTGVRPEVAQVYASLLSSGITPVVHEYGSLGCSGDLAPLAHVALVVIGEGTVRDAAGTLMPAAEALAAAGIEPVQLEEKEGLALINGTDGMLGQLVLACHDLHKLLSLADITAAMSVEGLLGTDKVFAADLQALRPQPGQAVAAANMTRLLAGSEIVASHANPDCTVVQDAYSLRCAPQVAGGARDTLAHAERIASYELASAVDNPVVTLDGRVESNGNFHGAPVAYVLDFLAIVVADVASMSERRTDRFLDKARNHGLPPFLADDPGVDSGHMIAQYTQAAIVSELKRLAAPSSVDSIPSSAMQEDHVSMGWSGARKLRRAIDGLTRVLAIEALTAARGLDLRAPLQPSPATGAVRNTLREHVEGPGTDRYLAPEIEAAVQLVASGALLDSAEAVVGELG
- a CDS encoding amino acid permease, producing the protein MTDTAAKLTRGLTARHIRFIALGSAIGTGLFYGSAEAITQAGPSVLLAYLIGGAVIYIVLRALGEMAVSNPVSGSFGEYASKHLGPLAGFATGWTYTFEMVVVCLADVTAFGVYMGFWFPDVPRWIWVLSVIFFIGAINLLSVKVFGEVEFWFTIVKIVAIVAMIAGGIAVLIFGFGLHDTSEGVSNLWNEGGFFATGIGGFLGCFAIVMFAFGGTEIIGITAGEAEDPEKTIPRAINTVPIRIIVFYVLTLAVIMAITPWQNIGSEGSPFVQIFQGLGIGPAATVLNVVVITAALSAINSDIFGAGRMMYGMAQRGYAPKSMGRVSRNGVPWMTVVIMVAALLVGVVLNYAMPDRVFLVIASIATFATIFVWLMILFAQYRSRKKMSADEAAALKFPVPFWPYGQLIAIGFLVFVIAILAFDADSRVALVVGAVWLVLLALAYRRWVSPNDPKPAIDEETVVDPV